One stretch of Streptomyces sp. 135 DNA includes these proteins:
- a CDS encoding IucA/IucC family siderophore biosynthesis protein, with amino-acid sequence MPNPSASPISCPSTALYDPPELTQDRWREAGRRLLAKMIGEFAYEEIIRPVPAMEMETDTYRLHLEPAKPAAADTPLGVHRDHDGPCLTFRARRGSYGGWHVDPASLALSEGGAAARPLSDPVRFLALARRTLGLDGATLGHLVRELSVTLSADARIDHTALTAAQLADLGYAELEGHQTGHPWLVLNKGRIGFSATDAGLWAPEARRSTTLPWIAVHTDLAVYRGVTGLQTAQQLYARELPASTQEAFADLLRSRGLDPQEYLYLPVHPWQWDEVVLPLFAPSVAANAIVPLGSDGDVRLPQQSIRTFLNASRPDRHTVKLPLSVLNTLVWRGLPTERTIAAPAVTAWMHALRDVDPFLRDECRVILLGEVASVAVEHPVYDGLPEVPYQYRELLGAIWREPLTRYLAPDERARTLASLLHVDPAGRAFVTELVERSGLAPTVWLRRLFAALLPPLLHFLYRYGTVFSPHGENAIVVFDDKDVPVRLAVKDFVDDVNVSAVRLPEHDSMPGDVRDVLLTEPPGFLTQFIHSGLFVGVFRYLAPLCEEQLGVPETDFWSAVRAEILRHQARAPEMKERYEMFDLLTPRIERLCLNRNRLLLDGYRDRSQRPHAAVHGTVPNPLHQP; translated from the coding sequence GTGCCGAATCCGTCCGCCAGCCCCATCTCCTGCCCCTCCACCGCGCTCTACGACCCGCCCGAGCTGACCCAGGACAGATGGCGTGAGGCCGGACGCCGACTGCTCGCCAAGATGATCGGCGAGTTCGCGTACGAGGAGATCATCCGGCCCGTGCCGGCCATGGAGATGGAGACGGACACCTACCGTCTCCACCTCGAACCGGCGAAGCCGGCCGCAGCTGACACGCCGCTCGGTGTCCACCGTGACCACGACGGCCCCTGCCTCACCTTCCGCGCCCGCCGCGGCTCGTACGGCGGCTGGCACGTGGACCCCGCCAGCTTGGCCCTGAGCGAGGGCGGTGCGGCGGCCCGCCCCCTCAGCGACCCCGTCAGATTCCTCGCGCTGGCCCGCAGGACGCTGGGACTCGACGGCGCCACCCTCGGTCACCTCGTACGCGAGCTCAGTGTCACGCTCAGCGCCGACGCCCGGATCGACCACACCGCGCTCACCGCGGCGCAGCTCGCCGACCTTGGTTACGCGGAACTGGAGGGGCACCAGACCGGCCACCCCTGGCTCGTCCTCAACAAAGGGCGCATCGGCTTCTCCGCGACCGACGCCGGCCTCTGGGCGCCCGAGGCCCGCCGCTCCACGACGCTTCCATGGATCGCGGTCCACACCGACCTCGCCGTGTATCGAGGCGTCACCGGGCTGCAGACAGCTCAGCAGCTCTACGCCCGAGAGCTCCCCGCCTCCACGCAGGAGGCCTTCGCGGACTTACTCCGCTCGCGCGGGCTCGACCCCCAGGAGTACCTCTACCTGCCGGTGCACCCCTGGCAGTGGGACGAGGTCGTCCTCCCGCTCTTCGCTCCCTCCGTAGCTGCGAACGCCATCGTTCCGCTGGGAAGCGACGGGGACGTACGCCTTCCCCAGCAGTCCATCCGTACGTTCCTCAATGCGTCCCGCCCCGACAGGCACACAGTGAAGCTGCCGCTGTCGGTCCTCAACACTCTGGTCTGGCGTGGCCTGCCCACGGAGCGCACGATCGCCGCGCCCGCCGTCACCGCCTGGATGCACGCACTACGTGACGTCGATCCCTTCCTGCGTGACGAGTGCCGGGTGATCCTCCTCGGCGAGGTTGCATCGGTGGCCGTCGAACACCCTGTGTACGACGGTTTGCCGGAGGTCCCCTACCAGTACAGGGAGCTGCTCGGCGCCATCTGGCGCGAGCCTCTCACCCGCTACCTCGCCCCCGACGAACGCGCCCGCACCCTTGCTTCGCTGCTGCACGTCGACCCGGCCGGCAGGGCCTTCGTCACGGAGCTCGTGGAACGCTCGGGCCTCGCCCCCACCGTATGGCTGCGCCGGCTCTTCGCCGCCCTGCTGCCTCCGCTCCTGCACTTCCTCTACCGCTACGGCACCGTGTTCTCCCCTCACGGGGAGAACGCCATCGTCGTCTTCGACGACAAGGACGTGCCCGTCCGCCTCGCGGTGAAGGACTTCGTGGACGACGTGAACGTCAGCGCCGTGCGGCTGCCCGAGCACGACTCGATGCCGGGCGACGTGCGCGACGTACTGCTCACCGAGCCCCCCGGATTCCTCACCCAGTTCATCCACTCCGGTCTCTTCGTGGGGGTCTTCCGCTACCTGGCGCCGCTGTGCGAGGAGCAATTGGGTGTGCCCGAGACCGATTTCTGGTCCGCCGTGCGCGCCGAGATCCTCCGGCACCAGGCACGCGCTCCGGAGATGAAGGAGCGGTACGAGATGTTCGACCTGCTCACACCACGTATCGAGCGGCTGTGCCTCAACCGGAACCGACTCCTCCTCGATGGGTACCGCGACCGCTCGCAACGCCCGCACGCCGCCGTGCACGGCACCGTGCCCAACCCTCTCCATCAGCCTTGA
- the lexA gene encoding transcriptional repressor LexA, whose amino-acid sequence MTTTADSATITAQDRSQSRLEPVHAMNDAATNQEGPKPARSLPGRPPGIRADSSGLTDRQRRVIEVIRDSVQRRGYPPSMREIGQAVGLSSTSSVAHQLMALERKGFLRRDPHRPRAYEVRGSDQPSSQPTDTTGKPAASYVPLVGRIAAGGPILAEESVEDVFPLPRQLVGDGELFVLKVVGDSMIEAAICDGDWVTVRRQPVAENGDIVAAMLDGEATVKRFKREDGHVWLLPHNSAYQPIPGDEATILGKVVAVLRRV is encoded by the coding sequence GTGACCACCACCGCAGACAGCGCCACCATCACTGCCCAGGACCGCTCCCAGAGCCGACTCGAGCCGGTGCATGCCATGAATGACGCAGCCACGAACCAGGAGGGGCCGAAGCCCGCGCGCTCCCTGCCGGGCCGACCTCCAGGCATCCGGGCCGACAGCTCGGGGCTCACCGACCGGCAGCGCAGGGTGATCGAGGTCATCAGGGACTCCGTGCAGCGGCGCGGCTACCCACCGTCGATGCGGGAGATCGGTCAGGCGGTGGGCCTCTCCAGCACTTCCTCGGTGGCCCACCAGCTGATGGCTCTGGAGCGCAAGGGTTTCCTCCGTCGCGACCCCCACCGTCCGCGCGCGTACGAGGTGCGCGGCTCGGACCAGCCGAGCAGTCAGCCCACCGACACCACCGGCAAGCCCGCCGCGTCGTACGTCCCGCTCGTCGGCCGGATCGCGGCCGGTGGCCCGATCCTCGCCGAGGAGTCGGTCGAGGACGTCTTCCCTCTCCCCCGGCAGCTCGTGGGCGACGGCGAGCTCTTCGTGCTGAAGGTCGTCGGTGACTCGATGATCGAGGCCGCGATCTGTGACGGCGACTGGGTCACGGTGCGCCGCCAGCCCGTCGCGGAGAACGGCGACATCGTGGCCGCCATGCTGGACGGCGAAGCGACGGTCAAGCGTTTCAAGCGGGAGGACGGGCACGTCTGGCTCCTCCCGCACAACTCCGCGTACCAGCCGATCCCCGGCGACGAGGCGACGATCCTCGGCAAGGTCGTGGCGGTGCTGCGGCGGGTGTGA
- a CDS encoding IucA/IucC family protein has product MCVTQSPLVAESGTVPRQKCGGQEADHLRGTAIDLLEHPDPHTAAQAAAVESLLRCWVRENNLPAPEQGALRLPLHASGTALLVPVHYWSATGWHRFGLPYLEDGPASAPPVDAVTVAALLGRETARRDAEPTTAGPAAGTPAAGGTAEVVSREGDKRAAGPVSSTSPVNPAGPVSPADPISSADSMSPAGPASPVAPVSPAGSAKSAGSAEPAGSAEPAGSAEPAGSAESASSMEPAEPVTSAGSMPPATPKQPTEPDPPATGTPTPAANRAAQANPGGSTPPTTAPPAAAPPAAAPPAGPVDGADLVGRVADSVRRTAQFIADRRASPADEPDLFLAAEQSLLLGHPLHPTPKSREGLSDTESRLYSPESRGAFALHWLAVDPSVLAADSAWTERGRTLPADQLAARLAGPELPLPDGRVALPVHPWQIRELRHRPTAAELLDAGLLQDLGPHGAPWHPTSSVRTLYRSGAAAMLKLSLGVRITNSRRENLRKELHRGVEVHRLLRSGLAKQWQAAHPRFDIVRDPAWLAVNDRDGAPVAGLDVMIRHNPFGPGDDATCVAGLVSPKPSTLPACQDLRLMRSRLSETVTRLAGRTGRPRGAVATEWFLRYLETVVRPVLWLDSEAGVALEAHQQNTIILLDSEGWPVGGRYRDNQGYYFRESRRAELDRRLPGIGQHSDTFVADDVTDERFAYYLGINNVLGLIGAFGAERLADERLLLAAFRRFLGDIASGPDRLRTSLPTMLLDSPVLRCKANLLTRLHGLDELVGPVDTQSVYVTITNPLHS; this is encoded by the coding sequence ATGTGCGTCACGCAATCCCCCTTGGTGGCGGAGTCCGGTACGGTCCCCCGGCAGAAATGTGGTGGCCAAGAGGCCGACCACCTGCGCGGGACGGCCATCGACCTGCTGGAGCACCCCGACCCGCACACCGCCGCGCAGGCGGCCGCCGTCGAGAGCCTCCTGCGCTGCTGGGTCAGGGAGAACAACCTTCCGGCACCGGAACAGGGCGCCCTGCGCCTTCCCCTCCACGCCAGCGGCACGGCCCTGCTCGTCCCCGTGCACTACTGGTCGGCCACCGGCTGGCACCGCTTCGGCCTGCCCTACCTGGAGGACGGCCCGGCCAGCGCCCCTCCCGTCGACGCGGTGACCGTCGCCGCCCTCCTCGGCCGCGAGACGGCACGCCGCGACGCGGAACCGACGACGGCCGGTCCGGCGGCGGGCACTCCGGCGGCGGGGGGCACGGCAGAAGTCGTGAGCCGGGAGGGCGATAAGCGCGCGGCAGGCCCCGTGAGCTCGACGAGCCCAGTGAACCCGGCAGGTCCGGTGAGCCCGGCGGATCCGATCAGCTCGGCGGATTCGATGAGCCCGGCAGGTCCGGCGAGCCCGGTAGCTCCGGTGAGCCCGGCGGGGTCAGCGAAATCGGCAGGCTCAGCGGAACCGGCAGGCTCAGCGGAACCGGCAGGCTCAGCGGAACCGGCAGGCTCAGCGGAATCCGCCAGCTCAATGGAACCGGCAGAACCGGTCACCTCGGCAGGCTCGATGCCCCCAGCCACGCCGAAGCAACCGACGGAGCCAGACCCGCCAGCCACAGGAACCCCGACACCCGCAGCGAACCGGGCAGCGCAGGCGAACCCAGGCGGGTCAACGCCCCCGACCACGGCGCCCCCCGCAGCTGCGCCCCCGGCAGCTGCGCCCCCGGCAGGCCCCGTCGACGGCGCCGACCTGGTCGGCCGGGTCGCCGACTCGGTCCGCCGCACCGCCCAGTTCATCGCCGACCGTCGCGCCAGCCCGGCCGACGAACCCGACCTGTTTCTCGCCGCCGAACAATCGCTGCTCCTCGGCCACCCCCTCCACCCGACCCCCAAAAGCCGCGAGGGCCTGTCCGACACCGAATCCCGCCTCTACTCACCGGAGTCGCGCGGAGCCTTCGCACTGCACTGGCTGGCCGTCGACCCCTCCGTGCTCGCCGCGGACTCGGCCTGGACCGAGCGTGGGCGTACGCTCCCGGCCGACCAGCTCGCCGCCCGCCTCGCAGGCCCTGAACTGCCGCTGCCGGATGGCCGCGTTGCCCTGCCCGTACACCCATGGCAGATCCGCGAGCTCCGGCACCGCCCCACGGCGGCCGAACTCCTCGACGCGGGCCTCCTCCAGGACCTCGGCCCTCATGGCGCCCCCTGGCACCCCACCTCCTCCGTACGCACCCTCTACCGTTCCGGCGCAGCCGCCATGCTCAAGCTCTCGCTCGGCGTGCGCATCACCAACTCCCGTCGTGAGAACCTCCGCAAGGAACTCCATCGCGGCGTCGAAGTCCACCGGCTGCTGCGCAGCGGCCTCGCCAAGCAGTGGCAGGCGGCGCACCCCCGCTTCGACATCGTCCGCGACCCCGCGTGGCTCGCTGTCAATGACCGTGACGGTGCGCCCGTGGCCGGGCTCGACGTCATGATCCGGCACAACCCCTTCGGCCCCGGGGACGACGCCACCTGCGTCGCGGGCCTCGTCTCGCCCAAACCTTCGACGCTGCCCGCCTGCCAGGACCTCCGGCTGATGCGCTCCCGGCTCAGCGAGACGGTGACCAGGCTGGCGGGACGGACGGGCCGCCCCCGAGGCGCGGTCGCCACCGAGTGGTTCCTGCGCTACCTGGAGACCGTCGTCCGCCCTGTGCTGTGGCTGGACAGCGAGGCGGGCGTCGCTCTGGAAGCGCACCAGCAGAACACGATCATCCTTCTCGATTCCGAGGGCTGGCCCGTGGGCGGCCGCTACCGCGACAACCAGGGCTACTACTTCCGCGAATCCCGGCGTGCCGAACTCGACCGGCGACTCCCCGGCATCGGGCAGCACAGCGACACCTTCGTCGCGGACGACGTGACCGACGAGCGGTTCGCCTACTACCTCGGCATCAACAACGTCCTGGGTCTGATCGGAGCATTCGGCGCCGAACGTCTGGCGGACGAGAGGTTGTTGCTCGCGGCCTTCCGGCGCTTCCTCGGCGACATCGCATCCGGCCCCGACCGGCTGCGCACCTCGCTGCCCACGATGCTGCTCGACTCACCCGTGTTGCGGTGCAAGGCCAACCTGCTGACCCGGCTCCACGGCCTCGACGAGCTCGTCGGCCCGGTCGACACCCAGTCCGTGTACGTCACCATCACCAACCCCCTCCATTCCTGA
- a CDS encoding diaminobutyrate--2-oxoglutarate transaminase family protein: MPVEPVRSENSSQPVAQEGILRRQSARESAARTYARALPIVPVRARGMTIEGADGRRYLDCLSGAGTLALGHNHPVVLEAIRKVLDSGAPLHVLDLATPVKDAFTTELFSTLPSGLAERARIQFCGPAGTDAVEAALKLVRAATGRDGMLAFTGAYHGMTAGALEVSGGAQDVRVARLPYPQDYRCPFGLGGSRGAELSARWTENLLDDAKSGVPVPAGMILEPVQGEGGVLPAPDAWLRRMREITAARGIPLIADEVQTGVGRTGAFWAVEHSGVVPDVMVLSKAIGGSLPLAVVIYRDDLDVWAPGAHAGTFRGNQLAMAAGAATLAYVRENGLAERAATLGARMISQLRSLAAAHPCIGEVRGRGLMIGVELVEPGEPGVPRVLSAPVEPVEVGEPVGSVELTVAGSGSACGGTEAGGLLTANGDVTGNQGSENMPTVGRPGTAHDPLIRGTDHVPPAARPRPPAPQLAAAVQRECLRRGLIVELGGRHSSVVRLLPPLTITDEQAAAVLDRLADALTTAARSHHG, translated from the coding sequence CTGCCGGTGGAGCCGGTGCGGTCTGAGAACTCCTCGCAGCCCGTCGCGCAGGAGGGCATCCTGCGGCGGCAGTCCGCGCGCGAGTCGGCCGCTCGCACCTACGCCCGGGCCCTGCCGATCGTGCCGGTGCGGGCGCGCGGCATGACCATCGAGGGCGCGGATGGGCGCCGCTACCTCGACTGCCTCTCAGGTGCCGGAACCCTGGCCCTCGGCCACAACCACCCGGTGGTGCTCGAAGCCATCAGGAAGGTCCTGGACTCGGGGGCGCCGCTGCACGTCCTCGACCTGGCCACACCCGTCAAGGACGCCTTCACCACCGAGCTGTTCAGCACACTGCCGAGCGGCCTCGCCGAGCGTGCGCGGATCCAGTTCTGCGGCCCCGCCGGAACGGACGCCGTGGAGGCCGCGCTGAAACTGGTCCGCGCGGCCACCGGTCGCGACGGCATGCTGGCCTTCACCGGCGCCTACCACGGCATGACGGCAGGAGCGCTCGAAGTATCCGGTGGCGCGCAGGACGTACGGGTCGCGCGCCTCCCATACCCGCAGGACTACCGCTGCCCGTTCGGCCTCGGCGGCTCACGCGGCGCAGAACTCTCCGCCCGCTGGACCGAGAACCTCCTCGACGACGCCAAGTCGGGCGTCCCGGTCCCCGCAGGCATGATCCTCGAACCCGTGCAGGGCGAGGGCGGCGTCCTTCCGGCGCCCGATGCCTGGCTCCGCCGGATGCGTGAGATCACCGCGGCACGCGGCATCCCGCTCATCGCCGACGAGGTCCAGACGGGCGTCGGGCGGACCGGCGCCTTCTGGGCCGTCGAACACAGCGGCGTCGTACCGGACGTGATGGTGCTCTCCAAAGCGATCGGCGGCAGTCTGCCCCTCGCCGTCGTGATCTACCGAGACGACCTCGACGTCTGGGCCCCCGGTGCCCACGCCGGCACCTTCCGCGGTAACCAACTCGCCATGGCAGCGGGCGCGGCGACTCTCGCATACGTCCGCGAGAACGGCCTCGCCGAACGTGCCGCCACGTTGGGCGCCCGCATGATCAGCCAACTCCGTTCCTTGGCCGCGGCCCACCCGTGCATCGGAGAGGTCCGCGGCCGGGGCCTGATGATCGGTGTCGAACTCGTCGAGCCAGGTGAGCCTGGTGTTCCCCGTGTTCTAAGTGCGCCCGTAGAGCCCGTCGAGGTCGGGGAGCCCGTCGGGTCGGTTGAACTGACGGTGGCGGGCTCGGGCTCCGCGTGCGGCGGGACCGAGGCCGGGGGACTGTTGACCGCCAATGGTGACGTCACCGGCAACCAGGGCTCCGAGAACATGCCGACGGTTGGCCGGCCCGGTACAGCACACGACCCGCTCATCAGGGGCACCGACCATGTGCCGCCCGCTGCCCGCCCTCGCCCGCCGGCACCCCAACTGGCCGCCGCCGTACAGCGCGAGTGCCTGCGGCGCGGCCTCATCGTCGAACTCGGCGGCCGCCACTCCAGCGTCGTACGACTCCTTCCCCCGCTGACCATCACCGACGAACAGGCGGCCGCGGTCCTTGACCGGCTCGCCGACGCGCTGACCACCGCGGCGCGTTCCCACCACGGATAG
- a CDS encoding GNAT family N-acetyltransferase encodes MSPTDASTDAGTEPAASGADGADGADTLDLRLPDELVALLAESDERTPRTAAHIEHGERAPHHAPGTVAVEDLLDGIAAWGPVTTDAGVFQLVPVRLERDLPLISRWMNDPAVAAFWELAGPEAVTEEHLRPQLDGDGRSVPCLGVLEGMPMSYWEIYRADLDPLARHYPFRPHDTGIHLLIGGVVNRGRGLGTALLRAVADLVLDRRPACARVIAEPDLRNTPSVSAFLSAGFRFSAEVDLPDKRAALMVRDRALRAVL; translated from the coding sequence GTGTCTCCCACCGATGCGAGCACCGACGCCGGCACCGAACCCGCGGCCTCCGGCGCCGATGGCGCGGACGGCGCGGACACCCTCGACCTGCGCCTGCCCGACGAGCTCGTCGCCCTGCTGGCCGAGAGCGACGAGCGAACTCCGCGAACGGCAGCTCACATCGAGCACGGCGAACGAGCGCCGCACCATGCTCCGGGCACCGTGGCGGTGGAGGACCTCCTCGACGGCATCGCCGCCTGGGGGCCGGTCACCACCGACGCCGGTGTCTTCCAACTCGTACCTGTCCGCCTCGAACGCGACCTCCCGTTGATCAGCCGGTGGATGAACGACCCCGCGGTGGCGGCCTTCTGGGAACTGGCGGGACCCGAAGCCGTCACCGAGGAGCACCTTCGCCCCCAGCTCGACGGAGACGGACGCAGCGTGCCCTGCCTCGGCGTGCTCGAAGGCATGCCGATGAGCTACTGGGAGATCTACCGCGCGGACCTCGACCCGCTGGCCCGCCACTACCCCTTCCGCCCGCACGACACCGGCATCCACCTCCTCATCGGTGGCGTCGTCAACCGCGGCCGCGGCCTTGGCACAGCACTGCTCAGGGCCGTCGCAGACCTTGTCCTCGACCGCCGCCCCGCATGCGCACGCGTCATCGCAGAACCCGACCTTCGCAACACCCCCTCCGTCTCCGCATTCCTGAGTGCTGGCTTCCGCTTCTCCGCCGAAGTGGACCTGCCCGACAAACGGGCGGCGCTCATGGTCCGCGACCGAGCCCTGCGCGCAGTGCTCTGA
- a CDS encoding ATP-dependent DNA helicase: MTKPSLPELLHAAVTAVGGTERPGQVSMAEAVAEVIDDGSHLLVQAGTGTGKSLGYLVPALAHGERVVVATATLALQRQLVERDLPRTVDALHPLMRRRPQYAMLKGRSNYLCLHRLHEGAPQDEEEGLFDQFEAAAPTSKLGQDLLRMRDWADETETGDRDDLTPGVSDRAWSQVSVSSRECLGASKCAYGAECFAEAARERAKLADVIVTNHALLAIDAIEGAPVLPQHEVLIVDEAHELVSRVTGVATGELTPGQVNRAVRRAAKLVNEKAADQLQTASEGFERLMELALPGRLEEIPEDLGYALMALRDAARSVITALGSTRDKSVQDEDAVRKQALASVESIHDVAERITNGSEYDVVWYERHDRFGASLRVAPMSVSGLLREKLFAERSVVLTSATLKLGGDFNGVGASLGLAPEGTESEDAPQWKGLDVGSPFDYGKQGILYVAKHLARPGREGTRSDMLDELAELIEAAGGRTLGLFSSMRAAQGAAEELRERLDMPILLQGEETLGELIKGFAADARTCLFGTLSLWQGVDVPGPSCQLVIMDKIPFPRPDDPLMSARQKAVDDAGGNGFMAVAATHAALLMAQGAGRLVRASGDRGVVAVLDPRLATARYGSYLRASLPDFWYTTDRNQVRRSLAAIDAAAKAAEA, encoded by the coding sequence ATGACGAAGCCCTCCCTCCCCGAGCTCCTGCACGCCGCCGTCACCGCTGTCGGCGGCACGGAACGCCCTGGCCAGGTGTCCATGGCCGAGGCCGTCGCCGAGGTGATCGACGACGGCTCCCACCTGCTGGTCCAGGCCGGCACCGGCACGGGTAAATCCCTCGGCTATCTCGTGCCGGCCCTGGCACACGGGGAGCGTGTGGTGGTCGCGACCGCCACGCTCGCCCTCCAGCGCCAGCTCGTGGAGCGGGACCTGCCGCGCACCGTGGACGCGCTGCATCCGCTGATGCGCCGCCGTCCTCAGTACGCGATGCTCAAGGGCCGTTCGAACTACCTGTGCCTCCACCGCCTCCACGAAGGCGCGCCCCAGGACGAGGAGGAGGGCCTCTTCGACCAGTTCGAGGCGGCGGCGCCCACCAGCAAACTGGGCCAGGACCTCCTGAGGATGCGGGACTGGGCCGACGAGACCGAGACGGGCGACCGTGACGACCTGACGCCCGGCGTCTCCGACCGCGCGTGGTCGCAGGTCTCCGTCTCCTCCAGGGAGTGCCTCGGCGCCTCGAAGTGTGCCTACGGGGCGGAGTGCTTCGCCGAGGCGGCCCGCGAGCGCGCCAAGCTCGCCGACGTCATCGTCACGAACCACGCGCTGCTCGCCATCGACGCCATCGAGGGCGCCCCCGTCCTTCCCCAGCACGAGGTGCTGATCGTTGACGAGGCCCATGAGTTGGTCTCCCGGGTCACCGGCGTGGCCACGGGCGAGCTCACCCCCGGGCAGGTCAACCGCGCGGTCCGCCGCGCCGCCAAGCTCGTCAACGAGAAGGCCGCCGACCAGCTCCAGACCGCGTCCGAAGGCTTCGAACGACTGATGGAGCTGGCCCTGCCGGGCCGCCTGGAAGAGATCCCCGAAGACCTCGGTTACGCGCTGATGGCCCTGCGTGACGCCGCTCGCTCGGTCATCACGGCGCTCGGTTCCACCCGGGACAAGTCGGTCCAGGACGAGGACGCGGTCCGTAAGCAGGCACTCGCCTCCGTGGAGTCGATCCACGACGTGGCGGAGCGCATCACGAACGGCTCCGAGTACGACGTCGTCTGGTACGAGCGGCACGACCGTTTCGGAGCCTCCCTGCGCGTGGCCCCGATGTCCGTGTCGGGTCTCCTGCGGGAGAAGCTCTTCGCGGAGCGTTCGGTGGTCCTCACCTCCGCCACGCTCAAGCTCGGCGGCGACTTCAACGGCGTCGGGGCGTCGCTCGGCCTGGCTCCGGAGGGCACGGAGTCCGAGGACGCACCGCAGTGGAAGGGCCTCGACGTCGGCTCCCCGTTCGACTACGGCAAGCAGGGCATCCTCTACGTCGCCAAGCACCTGGCCCGTCCGGGCCGCGAGGGCACGCGCAGCGACATGCTCGATGAGCTGGCCGAACTGATCGAGGCGGCCGGTGGTCGCACGCTCGGCCTCTTCTCCTCCATGCGTGCGGCTCAGGGCGCGGCGGAGGAGTTGCGGGAGCGCCTCGACATGCCCATCCTCCTCCAGGGCGAGGAGACCCTGGGCGAGCTGATCAAGGGCTTCGCGGCGGATGCGAGGACCTGCCTCTTCGGGACGCTCTCGCTCTGGCAGGGGGTGGACGTGCCGGGCCCCAGCTGCCAGCTGGTGATCATGGACAAGATCCCGTTCCCGCGCCCCGACGATCCGCTGATGAGCGCCCGCCAGAAGGCGGTCGACGACGCCGGCGGCAATGGCTTCATGGCGGTCGCGGCCACCCATGCGGCTCTTCTGATGGCGCAGGGCGCGGGGCGTCTCGTACGAGCGTCCGGGGACCGCGGCGTGGTCGCCGTCCTGGACCCCCGGCTGGCCACGGCGCGCTACGGCAGCTATCTGCGGGCTTCGCTGCCCGACTTCTGGTACACGACGGACCGTAATCAGGTACGCCGCTCCCTGGCCGCGATCGATGCCGCGGCGAAGGCGGCCGAGGCATAG
- the hflX gene encoding GTPase HflX, translating to MTSSSSPSQDAQSFAQNYPEGLRADALMEEDVAWSHEIDGERDGEQLDRSDRAALRRVAGLSTELEDVTEVEYRQLRLERVVLVGVWTSGTVDDAENSLAELAALAETAGALVLDGVIQRRDKPDPATYIGSGKAIELRDIVLETGADTVVCDGELSPGQLIHLEDVVKVKVVDRTALILDIFAQHAKSREGKAQVALAQMQYMLPRLRGWGQSLSRQMGGGGGGGMATRGPGETKIETDRRRIREKMAKMRREIAEMKTGRDIKRQERRRNKVPSVAIAGYTNAGKSSLLNRLTGAGVLVENALFATLDPTVRRAETPTGRLYTLADTVGFVRHLPHHLVEAFRSTMEEVGDSDLILHVVDGSHPVPEEQLAAVREVIRDVGATDVPEIVVINKADAADPLVLQRLMRNEKHAIAVSARTGAGIAELLALIDSELPRPKVEIEALVPYTHGQLISRAHAEGEVLSEEHTGEGTLLKARVHEELAAELGPYVPATR from the coding sequence ATGACCTCCTCTTCTTCCCCTTCCCAGGACGCACAGAGCTTCGCGCAGAACTACCCCGAAGGTCTTCGGGCCGATGCCCTGATGGAAGAGGACGTCGCCTGGAGCCACGAGATCGACGGAGAGCGGGACGGCGAGCAGCTCGACCGCTCCGACCGCGCGGCTCTGCGCCGCGTCGCCGGGCTCTCCACCGAACTCGAGGACGTCACCGAAGTCGAGTACCGCCAGCTCCGCCTGGAGCGCGTGGTCCTCGTCGGCGTGTGGACCTCCGGGACCGTGGACGATGCGGAGAACTCCCTCGCCGAGCTGGCCGCTCTCGCGGAGACCGCGGGTGCGCTCGTGCTCGACGGCGTCATCCAGCGCCGCGACAAGCCGGACCCGGCGACGTACATCGGCTCCGGCAAGGCTATTGAGCTGCGTGACATCGTGCTCGAGACCGGCGCCGACACCGTCGTCTGCGACGGTGAGCTGAGCCCCGGCCAGCTGATCCACCTCGAAGACGTGGTGAAGGTCAAGGTGGTCGACAGGACCGCCCTGATCCTCGACATCTTCGCCCAGCACGCCAAGTCCCGAGAGGGCAAGGCACAGGTGGCCCTCGCGCAGATGCAGTACATGCTGCCGAGGCTCCGCGGCTGGGGTCAGTCGCTCTCCCGTCAGATGGGTGGCGGCGGCGGTGGCGGCATGGCCACCCGTGGTCCCGGTGAGACCAAGATCGAGACGGATCGGCGACGGATCCGCGAGAAGATGGCGAAGATGCGCCGTGAGATCGCGGAGATGAAGACGGGCCGCGACATCAAGCGGCAGGAGCGCCGACGCAACAAGGTGCCTTCGGTCGCGATCGCCGGCTACACGAACGCGGGCAAGTCCTCGCTCCTCAACCGCCTCACGGGCGCGGGCGTCCTGGTGGAGAACGCACTGTTCGCCACCCTCGACCCGACCGTGCGCCGGGCCGAGACGCCGACCGGCCGTCTCTACACGTTGGCCGACACCGTCGGATTTGTACGGCATCTGCCGCATCACCTCGTCGAGGCGTTCCGGTCCACGATGGAGGAGGTCGGCGACTCCGACCTGATCCTGCACGTGGTGGACGGTTCGCACCCGGTGCCGGAGGAGCAGCTGGCCGCCGTGCGCGAGGTGATCCGTGATGTGGGCGCCACCGACGTGCCCGAGATCGTCGTGATCAACAAGGCCGACGCGGCGGACCCGCTGGTCCTCCAGCGGCTGATGCGGAACGAGAAGCACGCGATCGCGGTCTCCGCGCGCACCGGTGCCGGTATCGCGGAGCTCCTCGCGCTGATCGACTCCGAACTGCCGCGGCCCAAGGTCGAGATCGAGGCCCTCGTCCCGTACACCCACGGCCAGCTCATCTCGCGTGCGCACGCCGAGGGCGAGGTCCTCTCCGAGGAGCACACCGGTGAGGGAACCCTGCTCAAGGCGCGGGTGCACGAGGAACTCGCCGCGGAACTCGGGCCGTACGTACCGGCCACCCGCTGA